A stretch of the Perca fluviatilis chromosome 17, GENO_Pfluv_1.0, whole genome shotgun sequence genome encodes the following:
- the LOC120545116 gene encoding long-chain fatty acid transport protein 6 isoform X1, producing MLTVALSSVLAGLLALVVYQRVAHPFFWLDLMYYWKLRRYGKKLAARMQRGIITYLDCFLYQARKKPNKAFIIFGEQTLTYRDVDRRSSQFASAFRTEGSVKQGDIVALLMSNEPDFICVWLGLCKLGCEVAFLNGNIKARSLLHSVHSCRAAALVVGADLVRLVEDVLPDLKQDNMALWLVGHTAPSEHFTTLLDKMDHMSGETLRDLPKVDIMSNFLFIFTSGTTGLSKAARVGHLKAIMSMTFFQMCGATSDDIIYITLPLYHMSASLLGIGGCIQLGATCVLKKKFSASQFWTDCVKHNVTVVQYIGELCRYLCNHPTVPEERAHRVRLAAGSGLRSDVWKEFAKRFGKIQIREGYGLTEASVGFLNYTDEVGPIGRASYFNKLSMPFELLRYDPQTFEPVRTDSGRCIRAKIGEAGILVAPLTAMNQFLGYAGNQVQSEKKLLRDVFKAGDVYFNTGDLLLHDHRDFLHFRDRIGDTFRWKGENVSTTEVSEVFGLLDFIQEANIYGVTIPGYEGRAGMAAVVLKQDHKLNGTKLYNHLVETLPAYAWPWFLRIQTSLDVTETFKQQKGKLVQEGFNPDVTQDPLYFLDVSQKDYVLLTVGLYHDIVSGKIKL from the exons ATGTTAACTGTGGCGTTAAGCAGCGTTTTGGCGGGACTGCTGGCTCTTGTTGTCTACCAGAGGGTGGCTCATCCCTTCTTCTGGCTGGATCTCATGTATTACTGGAAACTTCGGAGGTACGGGAAGAAGTTGGCGGCTCGTATGCAGCGAGGAATAATCACATATCTCGACTGTTTTCTCTACCAGGCGAGAAAGAAGCCGAACAAAGCCTTCATCATCTTCGGAGAGCAGACCCTGACGTACCGGGATGTGGACCGGAGAAGTAGTCAGTTCGCGAGCGCGTTCAGGACGGAGGGCTCTGTGAAACAGGGAGACATTGTTGCCCTGTTGATGTCCAACGAGCCGGACTTCATCTGCGTGTGGTTGGGACTGTGTAAGCTGGGCTGTGAAGTGGCCTTTCTCAACGGGAACATTAAAGCCAGGTCCCTGCTGCACTCCGTCCACAGCTGCAGGGCCGCGGCGCTGGTCGTCGGCGCAG aTTTGGTGCGTTTGGTGGAGGACGTGCTGCCTGATCTGAAGCAGGACAACATGGCGCTGTGGCTGGTGGGTCACACAGCACCGTCAGAGCATTTCACCACTCTGCTGGATAAGATGGACCACATGTCCGGAGAAACGTTAAGGGATCTTCCTAAAGTTGACATCATGTCCAACTTTCTCTTCATTTTTACTTCAGGCACCACAG GTCTCTCCAAAGCAGCTCGGGTGGGTCATCTAAAAGCCATCATGAGTATGACCTTCTTTCAAATGTGTGGAGCCACATCTGATGACATCATATACATCACTCTTCCTCTCTACCACATGTCTGCTTCCCTGTTAGGGATCGGGGGATGCATACAACTTG GCGCAACGTGTGTGTTAAAAAAGAAGTTTTCTGCCAGTCAGTTTTGGACGGACTGTGTGAAACACAATGTGACGGTGGTGCAGTACATAGGAGAGCTCTGCCGATACCTGTGCAACCATCCCACG GTTCCGGAGGAGAGAGCTCACCGTGTCCGGCTAGCAGCAGGAAGCGGCCTCAGGTCAGATGTTTGGAAGGAGTTTGCCAAACGCTTTGGGAAGATCCAGATCAGAGAGGGTTACGGCTTGACCGAGGCCAGCGTCGGCTTCCTCAACTACACCGATGAGGTCGGACCAATCGGGAGGGCCAGCTATTTCAACAAG cTTTCTATGCCCTTTGAGCTCCTGAGATATGATCCACAAACATTCGAGCCAGTCCGAACAGACTCTGGAAGATGCATACGAGCAAAAATCG GAGAGGCAGGGATCCTGGTCGCTCCTCTGACAGCTATGAACCAGTTCCTGGGCTACGCTGGGAACCAGGTCCAGTCTGAGAAGAAGCTGCTCCGGGACGTCTTTAAAGCTGGGGATGTCTACTTCAACACTGGAGACCTCCTGCTGCACGATCACAGGGACTTCCTTCACTTCCGTGACCGCATCGGAGACACCTTCAG GTGGAAAGGAGAGAATGTGTCCACCACAGAGGTGTCGGAGGTTTTCGGTCTTCTTGATTTTATCCAGGAGGCCAACATCTACGGAGTCACCATACCAG GATATGAAGGTCGCGCAGGCATGGCTGCTGTCGTCTTAAAACAGGATCACAAATTAAATGGAACAAAACTCTACAACCATTTAGTAGAAACCCTTCCTGCATATGCCTGGCCGTGGTTTCTCAGAATACAG ACCTCTCTGGATGTGACGGAGACCTTCAAGCAGCAGAAGGGGAAGCTGGTCCAGGAGGGTTTTAACCCAGACGTCACCCAGGATCCTCTGTATTTCTTAGATGTCTCTCAGAAGGACTATGTTCTCCTGACTGTAGGTCTGTATCATGACATTGTGTCTGGAAAGATCAAATTATAA
- the LOC120545116 gene encoding long-chain fatty acid transport protein 6 isoform X2, protein MLTVALSSVLAGLLALVVYQRVAHPFFWLDLMYYWKLRRYGKKLAARMQRGIITYLDCFLYQARKKPNKAFIIFGEQTLTYRDVDRRSSQFASAFRTEGSVKQGDIVALLMSNEPDFICVWLGLCKLGCEVAFLNGNIKARSLLHSVHSCRAAALVVGADLVRLVEDVLPDLKQDNMALWLVGHTAPSEHFTTLLDKMDHMSGETLRDLPKVDIMSNFLFIFTSGTTGATCVLKKKFSASQFWTDCVKHNVTVVQYIGELCRYLCNHPTVPEERAHRVRLAAGSGLRSDVWKEFAKRFGKIQIREGYGLTEASVGFLNYTDEVGPIGRASYFNKLSMPFELLRYDPQTFEPVRTDSGRCIRAKIGEAGILVAPLTAMNQFLGYAGNQVQSEKKLLRDVFKAGDVYFNTGDLLLHDHRDFLHFRDRIGDTFRWKGENVSTTEVSEVFGLLDFIQEANIYGVTIPGYEGRAGMAAVVLKQDHKLNGTKLYNHLVETLPAYAWPWFLRIQTSLDVTETFKQQKGKLVQEGFNPDVTQDPLYFLDVSQKDYVLLTVGLYHDIVSGKIKL, encoded by the exons ATGTTAACTGTGGCGTTAAGCAGCGTTTTGGCGGGACTGCTGGCTCTTGTTGTCTACCAGAGGGTGGCTCATCCCTTCTTCTGGCTGGATCTCATGTATTACTGGAAACTTCGGAGGTACGGGAAGAAGTTGGCGGCTCGTATGCAGCGAGGAATAATCACATATCTCGACTGTTTTCTCTACCAGGCGAGAAAGAAGCCGAACAAAGCCTTCATCATCTTCGGAGAGCAGACCCTGACGTACCGGGATGTGGACCGGAGAAGTAGTCAGTTCGCGAGCGCGTTCAGGACGGAGGGCTCTGTGAAACAGGGAGACATTGTTGCCCTGTTGATGTCCAACGAGCCGGACTTCATCTGCGTGTGGTTGGGACTGTGTAAGCTGGGCTGTGAAGTGGCCTTTCTCAACGGGAACATTAAAGCCAGGTCCCTGCTGCACTCCGTCCACAGCTGCAGGGCCGCGGCGCTGGTCGTCGGCGCAG aTTTGGTGCGTTTGGTGGAGGACGTGCTGCCTGATCTGAAGCAGGACAACATGGCGCTGTGGCTGGTGGGTCACACAGCACCGTCAGAGCATTTCACCACTCTGCTGGATAAGATGGACCACATGTCCGGAGAAACGTTAAGGGATCTTCCTAAAGTTGACATCATGTCCAACTTTCTCTTCATTTTTACTTCAGGCACCACAG GCGCAACGTGTGTGTTAAAAAAGAAGTTTTCTGCCAGTCAGTTTTGGACGGACTGTGTGAAACACAATGTGACGGTGGTGCAGTACATAGGAGAGCTCTGCCGATACCTGTGCAACCATCCCACG GTTCCGGAGGAGAGAGCTCACCGTGTCCGGCTAGCAGCAGGAAGCGGCCTCAGGTCAGATGTTTGGAAGGAGTTTGCCAAACGCTTTGGGAAGATCCAGATCAGAGAGGGTTACGGCTTGACCGAGGCCAGCGTCGGCTTCCTCAACTACACCGATGAGGTCGGACCAATCGGGAGGGCCAGCTATTTCAACAAG cTTTCTATGCCCTTTGAGCTCCTGAGATATGATCCACAAACATTCGAGCCAGTCCGAACAGACTCTGGAAGATGCATACGAGCAAAAATCG GAGAGGCAGGGATCCTGGTCGCTCCTCTGACAGCTATGAACCAGTTCCTGGGCTACGCTGGGAACCAGGTCCAGTCTGAGAAGAAGCTGCTCCGGGACGTCTTTAAAGCTGGGGATGTCTACTTCAACACTGGAGACCTCCTGCTGCACGATCACAGGGACTTCCTTCACTTCCGTGACCGCATCGGAGACACCTTCAG GTGGAAAGGAGAGAATGTGTCCACCACAGAGGTGTCGGAGGTTTTCGGTCTTCTTGATTTTATCCAGGAGGCCAACATCTACGGAGTCACCATACCAG GATATGAAGGTCGCGCAGGCATGGCTGCTGTCGTCTTAAAACAGGATCACAAATTAAATGGAACAAAACTCTACAACCATTTAGTAGAAACCCTTCCTGCATATGCCTGGCCGTGGTTTCTCAGAATACAG ACCTCTCTGGATGTGACGGAGACCTTCAAGCAGCAGAAGGGGAAGCTGGTCCAGGAGGGTTTTAACCCAGACGTCACCCAGGATCCTCTGTATTTCTTAGATGTCTCTCAGAAGGACTATGTTCTCCTGACTGTAGGTCTGTATCATGACATTGTGTCTGGAAAGATCAAATTATAA